From one Macaca nemestrina isolate mMacNem1 chromosome 3, mMacNem.hap1, whole genome shotgun sequence genomic stretch:
- the LOC105463416 gene encoding methylmalonic aciduria type A protein, mitochondrial has protein sequence MNMPMLLPHPHQHFLKGLLRASFRCYHFIFHSSTHFGSGIPCAQPFNSLGLHCTKWMLLSNGLKRKLCVQTTLKDHTEGLSDKEQRFVDKLYSGLIQGQRACLAEAITLVESTHSRKKELAQVLLQKVLLYHREQEQSNRGKPLAFRVGLSGPPGAGKSTFIEYFGKMLTERGHKLSVLAVDPSSCTSGGSLLGDKTRMTELSRDMNAYIRPSPTRGTLGGVTRTTNEAILLCEGAGYDIILIETVGVGQSEFAVADMVDMFVLLLPPAGGDELQGIKRGIIEMADLVAVTKSDGDLIVPARRIQAEYVSALKLLRKRSQVWKPKVIRISARSGEGISEMWDKMKDFQNLMLASGELTAKRRKQQKVWMWNLIQESVLEYFRTHPTVREQIPLLEQKVLTGALSPGLAADFLLKAFKSGDY, from the exons atgaatatgcCCATGCTGCtaccacatcctcaccagcatttccTAAAAGGCCTTTTAAGGGCATCTTTCCGATGTTACCACTTCATCTTTCACTCAAGTACTCATTTCGGATCAGGAATCCCATGTGCTCAGCCGTTTAATTCTCTTGGACTCCATTGTACAAAGTGGATGCTGCTGTCAAATggtttaaagagaaaattatgtGTACAAACAACCTTAAAGGACCACACAGAAGGACTTTCTGATAAAGAGCAAAGATTTGTGGATAAACTTTATAGTGGTTTAATCCAAGGGCAAAGGGCCTGTTTAGCAGAGGCCATAACTCTTGTAGAATCAACTCACAGCAGGAAAAAGGAGTTAGCCCAGGTGCTTCTTCAGAAAGTATTACTTTACCACAGAGAACAAGAACAATCAAATAGAGGAAAACCACTAGCATTTCGAGTAG GGTTGTCTGGGCCCCCTGGTGCTGGAAAATcaacatttatagaatattttggaaaaatgcTTACTGAGAGAGGGCACAAATTATCTGTGCTGGCTGTGGACCCTTCTTCTTGTACTAGTGGTG GATCACTTTTAGGTGATAAAACCCGAATGACTGAGTTATCAAGAGATATGAATGCATACATCAGGCCATCTCCTACTAGAGGAACTTTAGGAGGTGTGACAAGGACCACAAATGAAGCTATTCTGTTGTGTGAAGGAGCAGGATATGACATAATTCTTATTGAAACCGTAG GTGTGGGTCAGTCGGAGTTTGCTGTTGCTGACATGGTTGACATGTTTGTTTTACTACTGCCACCAGCAGGAGGAGATGAGTTGcag GGTATCAAAAGGGGTATAATCGAGATGGCAGATCTGGTAGCTGTAACTAAATCTGATGGAGACTTGATTGTACCAGCTCGAAGGATACAAGCGGAGTATGTGAGTGCACTGAAATTACTCCGCAAACGTTCACAAGTCTGGAAACCAAAG GTAATTCGTATTTCTGCCAGAAGTGGAGAGGGAATCTCTGAAATGTGGGATAAAATGAAAGATTTCCAGAACCTAATGCTTGCCAGTGGGGAACTGACTGCCAAACGACGGAAGCAACAGAAAGTTTGGATGTGGAATCTCATTCAGGAAAGTGTGTTAGAGTATTTCAGGACCCATCCCACAGTCCGGGAACAGATTCCACTTCTGGAACAAAAGGTTCTCACTGGGGCCCTGTCCCCAGGACTGGCAGCAGACTTCTTgttaaaagcttttaaaagtggagattattaa